The following coding sequences lie in one Silene latifolia isolate original U9 population chromosome 5, ASM4854445v1, whole genome shotgun sequence genomic window:
- the LOC141655003 gene encoding putative disease resistance protein RGA1: MQSMQIKLQEKLKNKVYLLVLDDVWTEDPNEWSKLSKYFTIGGTGSRVVITTRSEKTAEVVLGRVTHSKKYMLKGLSDENSWRLFMLTAFERESDEANESELTRIGQKIVKKCSNVPLAIKVLGTLLYGQRQRWESFEKNRIPHIETTKNPIMSILKLSYNNLEPSMKNCFRYCALFPKDFEMNKQEMISLWMAQGYIGDSEDYFLILLKRCFFQDVKRDDLGGTISFKMHDLMHDLAQEVAADGIIVANSQSSNLSKKIRHLFLDGEEWTKSSFSEGNIRTCYMNTKIPSDVVKTLVANWRCLRSLRLFVPNAVNLPESIGELLHLRYLNLSHNENLKTLPNSITRLYNLESLILLGCHSFNEWPKDFCKLVNLRLLDISSCSGLTCMPLGIGQLTNLRDLTEFKVGKASSKGKQIGGQLKDLKLLVNLRGQLEIEIDRNLVSEMENKWEGGYLEHIKNLKVIEINFPCRAGIINNEALLEKLQPNRNLMLFRLDGYKGTEIPRWGRAHPTSRLSKVARNPIVE, encoded by the coding sequence ATGCAGTCCATGCAAATTAAACTtcaagaaaaattgaaaaataaggTTTATTTGCTTGTATTAGATGATGTATGGACTGAAGATCCCAATGAGTGGAGTAAGCTGAGTAAATACTTCACAATTGGTGGAACGGGAAGTAGAGTTGTCATTACTACCCGTTCGGAGAAAACAGCTGAAGTGGTATTAGGAAGAGTCACTCACTCTAAAAAGTATATGTTAAAAGGTTTGTCTGATGAGAACTCGTGGCGTTTGTTTATGCTGACGGCATTCGAACGAGAATCAGATGAAGCAAACGAATCTGAATTGACTAGGATCGgccaaaaaattgttaaaaaatgCTCCAATGTTCCCCTTGCTATAAAAGTTCTAGGAACACTTTTATATGGTCAAAGACAGAGATGGGAATCATTTGAAAAGAATCGAATACCTCACATTGAAACAACCAAGAATCCCATTATGTCTATCTTAAAGCTCAGTTACAACAACCTCGAACCTTCTATGAAAAATTGTTTTAGGTATTGTGCTTTATTCCCCAAGGATTTTGAAATGAACAAACAAGAGATGATTAGTCTTTGGATGGCGCAAGGATACATTGGTGATAGTGAGGATTACTTTCTAATCTTACTAAAACGATGTTTTTTTCAAGATGTGAAAAGAGATGACTTAGGTGGTACCATATCATTTAAAATGCATGATTTAATGCACGATCTTGCTCAAGAAGTTGCAGCGGACGGCATTATTGTGGCAAATAGTCAGTCAAGCAACTTAAGCAAAAAAATTCGCCATTTATTTCTTGATGGGGAAGAATGGACCAAAAGCTCATTCAGTGAAGGAAATATACGTACATGCTATATGAATACAAAGATCCCCTCCGACGTGGTGAAAACTCTAGTAGCCAATTGGCGTTGCCTTAGATCACTACGCTTATTTGTGCCAAATGCTGTAAATTTGCCAGAGTCAATTGGTGAATTACTACATTTAAGATATCTAAATCTCTCTCATAATGAGAATCTCAAGACACTCCCAAATTCAATTACAAGATTGTATAATTTAGAGAGTTTGATTTTGCTAGGCTGTCATAGTTTTAACGAGTGGCCGAAAGATTTTTGCAAATTAGTAAATCTTAGGCTCTTGGATATAAGTTCTTGTTCAGGATTGACTTGCATGCCTTTGGGCATAGGCCAGTTAACTAATCTACGAGACCTAACTGAGTTTAAAGTTGGTAAAGCGAGTTCTAAAGGGAAGCAAATTGGAGGACAGTTGAAAGACTTAAAATTACTTGTCAATTTAAGGGGTCAGCTTGAAATTGAGATCGACAGAAACCTTGTAAGTGAGATGGAAAATAAATGGGAAGGCGGTTATTTGGAGCACATTAAGAATCTGAAGGTCATAGAGATAAATTTTCCATGTAGAGCTGGTATAATCAATAACGAGGCTCTGCTGGAGAAGCTGCAGCCAAATCGAAATCTCATGCTGTTCAGATTAGATGGATATAAAGGCACTGAAATTCCAAGATGGGGAAGAGCACATCCAACTTCGCGGTTGTCAAAGGTTGCACGGAATCCCATTGTTGAGTAA
- the LOC141657012 gene encoding putative disease resistance protein RXW24L: protein MAHVPVWINEKVFQLLQSPVLKDMKDWESDLGKLNKSVSFIKNMLLDADMKPELSHGEQGWIEELQEVLYEADDLFDEVITISKQRELNARAKFSKKVLDKVSRFFSSKNRILLNYNTSQEVKSIQQKLDAIAKDHARYEFKVDHEPTLRRKEDTCSFLDESHENIIGREDDVKAVVDMLLDPNVEENVGFVVVVEIGGLGKSLLLNLCIIMIGSELGSRRSYGHVSLTKMEKD, encoded by the exons ATGGCTCATGTTCCTGTATGGATCAATG AAAAGGTCTTTCAACTATTACAGTCTCCGGTCCTCAAAGACATGAAAGACTGGGAATCAGATCTCGGAAAACTGAACAAGTCCGTGTCATTCATCAAGAACATGCTCCTCGATGCAGATATGAAACCCGAGCTCTCCCATGGAGAACAGGGTTGGATAGAGGAACTCCAGGAAGTTCTTTATGAAGCTGATGATCTCTTTGATGAGGTTATCACCATCTCTAAGCAGAGGGAACTCAATGCTCGTGCGAAATTCTCTAAGAAGGTCTTAGATAAGGTGAGTCGTTTCTTTTCTTCTAAGAATCGTATTCTTCTTAATTACAATACTTCTCAAGAGGTTAAGAGCATCCAGCAAAAGTTGGATGCTATAGCTAAGGATCATGCTAGATATGAGTTTAAGGTTGACCATGAGCCtactttgagaagaaaagaggaCACTTGTTCTTTTTTAGATGAAAGCCATGAGAATATTATTGGAAGGGAGGATGATGTGAAAGCGGTTGTAGACATGTTGCTTGATCCTAATGTTGAGGAAAATGttgggtttgttgttgttgtggaaaTAGGAGGGTTGGGGAAATCGCTCTTGCTCAACTTGTGTATAATCATGATAGGGTCGGAACTAGGTTCGAGAAGAAGTTATGGGCATGTGTCTCTGACCAAGATGGAAAAGGATTAG
- the LOC141657013 gene encoding putative disease resistance protein RGA1, with translation MADLGALISIAENVFKLLQSPVLKNMRDWESDLGKLNKSVSFIKDMLLDVETKPELSRGEQRWVDELNEVLYEADDLFDEVITIAKQKELNAPGAKFSKKVLDKVSRFFSSKNRILVSYNTSQEVKSIQKKLDAIAKDHARYDFKVDPQATLKRKEDTCSFLNATHENIIGREDDVKAVVDMLLDPNVEENVGFIVVVGIGGLGKTALARLVYNHDRVGTRFEKKLWTCVSDQDGKGLDVQAILGDIIESSTNKKPSDVSTMESMQTKLQEELKNKVYLLILDDVWTEDPNEWSKLSKYLTIGGRGSRVVITTRSEKTAEVVLGKATHSKKYMLQSLSDENSWHLFALTAFERESDEANDPELMTIGKKIVKKCSNVPLAIKVLGTLLYGQTHKWESFEKNRILHIETTKNPIMSILKLSYNNLEPPVKNCFRYCALFPKDFEMDKRELISLWMAQGYIGDSEDCFLILLKRCFFQDVERDDLGDIVSLKMHDLMHDLAQEVAGDEIVVSNSPPNNLRRKPRHLFIDAKEVAISYVHESNIRTCYMNNVRIHSDVVNTLVSNWRCLRSLRLYLPFAGNLPESIGDLLHLRYLDLSRNGKLKTLPNSITKLFNLQSLILEDCWSLKEWPKDFCKLVNLRLLDINSCSGLTCMPLGIDQLTNLRDLTYCNVRKVSPIRKQFGGQLKDLKFLVNLRGRLEIRTCGILVSENENKWEGGYLEHIKNLKVICIYFNKEARESNNEALIERLQPNRNLVELSLDNYNGTEIPRWGRAHDDWSIILPKLVNIQLDNFKRIHGIPLLSNLKHLKFLTLSRLSNLEYMEHGAISRGCSRSKDVSFFPSLVYLRIEGLTRLKGWWGGVCEGDSSSCMPHWQPPFPRLSKLAIEECPELASLPPCPTLESLHLTRSSKSLRILPGQGPANLDLKLKVYVDSVGYLTTLPARCLADIVIQNDDELKRLQEYEEVFKSSYSSLQKLEIIRCKTLTSVSEVSEHLTALEDWAITFPNLVEITLSNCERLDGIPLSSNLKHLKRLTLSKLNNLEYMEISAISRIGSSGSKDIPFFPSLEYLSINGLERLRGWWKEVGEGDSSNCMPHWQPPFPRLSKLLINNCLKLTSLPPCPSLKSLKVKRNNKALRILPGEGPANLDLKFYVEVDSVGYLATLLAFRLTHIKISGDEESKRLSEIEEVFKSSSSLRSLEIENCGRLTSVIPALEHLTALESLSLGGIPVVDEEFEDDMPWRFLRHNLRSLELRSLDALRMLPRGIKHLTALEKLSITDCKWLKALPEWIGCLSSLQSLTIKHCDNLKSLGGIQSITSLQQLVIYECVYLEETCEEPRGKEWPNIQHIPHISLGKYMLMHRH, from the coding sequence ATGGCTGATTTGGGAGCATTGATCTCCATTGCTGAAAATGTCTTTAAACTCTTACAATCTCCTGTCCTCAAAAACATGAGGGACTGGGAATCCGATCTCGGAAAACTTAACAAATCTGTCTCTTTCATCAAGGACATGCTTCTCGATGTGGAAACAAAACCCGAGCTCTCTCGAGGAGAACAACGTTGGGTTGATGAGCTGAATGAAGTTCTTTACGAAGCTGATGATCTCTTTGATGAGGTCATCACTATCGCTAAGCAGAAGGAACTCAATGCGCCAGGTGCTAAGTTCTCCAAGAAGGTCTTAGATAAGGTGAGTCGTTTCTTTTCTTCTAAGAATCGTATTCTTGTTAGTTATAATACTTCTCAAGAGGTTAAGAGCATCCAGAAAAAGTTGGATGCTATAGCTAAGGATCATGCTAGATATGACTTTAAGGTTGACCCTCAGGCTACTTTGAAAAGGAAAGAGGACACTTGTTCCTTTTTAAATGCAACCCATGAGAATATAATTGGAAGGGAGGATGATGTGAAAGCGGTTGTAGACATGTTGCTTGACCCTAATGTTGAGGAAAATGTTGGATTTATTGTTGTTGTGGGAATAGGAGGGTTGGGCAAAACTGCTCTTGCTCGACTTGTGTATAATCACGATAGGGTCGGAACTAGATTTGAGAAGAAGTTATGGACATGTGTCTCCGACCAAGATGGAAAAGGATTAGATGTCCAAGCAATATTAGGTGATATTATAGAATCGTCAACAAATAAGAAGCCTAGTGATGTCTCCACTATGGAGTCCATGCAAACAAAACTTCAGGAAGAATTGAAAAATAAGGTTTACTTGCTTATATTAGACGATGTATGGACTGAAGATCCTAATGAGTGGAGTAAGCTGAGCAAATACTTGACAATTGGTGGTAGGGGAAGTAGAGTAGTCATTACTACACGTTCGGAGAAGACAGCTGAAGTGGTATTAGGAAAAGCCACTCACTCTAAAAAGTACATGTTACAAAGTTTGTCTGATGAGAATTCGTGGCATTTGTTTGCGCTCACGGCATTCGAACGAGAATCAGATGAAGCAAACGACCCTGAATTGATGACGATTggcaaaaaaattgttaaaaaatgCTCTAATGTCCCCCTTGCTATAAAAGTTTTAGGAACTCTTTTATATGGGCAAACACATAAGTGGGAATCATTCGAAAAGAATCGAATACTTCACATTGAAACAACCAAGAATCCAATTATGTCTATCTTAAAACTCAGTTACAACAACCTCGAACCTCCTGTGAAAAATTGTTTTAGGTATTGTGCTTTATTCCCTAAGGATTTTGAAATGGACAAACGTGAGTTGATTAGTCTTTGGATGGCGCAAGGATACATTGGTGATAGTGAGGACTGCTTTTTAATCCTATTAAAACGGTGTTTTTTTCAAGATGTGGAAAGAGATGACTTAGGTGATATTGTATCATTGAAAATGCATGATTTAATGCACGATCTTGCTCAAGAAGTCGCCGGGGACGAGATTGTTGTGTCAAATAGTCCGCCAAACAACTTAAGGAGAAAGCCTCGCCATTTATTTATTGATGCGAAAGAAGTGGCGATTAGCTATGTCCATGAAAGTAATATTCGTACATGTTATATGAATAACGTCCGCATTCATTCGGACGTGGTGAACACTCTAGTATCTAATTGGCGTTGTCTTAGATCGTTACGCTTGTATTTGCCGTTTGCCGGAAATTTGCCGGAGTCAATCGGAGATTTGTTACACTTAAGATATCTAGATCTCTCTAGAAATGGGAAGCTCAAGACTCTCCCGAATTCAATTAcaaaattatttaatttacaGAGTTTGATTTTGGAAGACTGTTGGAGCTTGAAAGAGTGGCCAAAAGATTTTTGCAAATTGGTAAATCTTAGACTCTTGGATATAAATTCGTGTTCAGGGTTGACTTGCATGCCTTTGGGCATTGACCAGTTGACTAATTTACGAGACCTAACCTACTGTAACGTGAGAAAAGTGAGTCCAATtaggaagcaatttgggggacAGCTGAAAGACTTAAAATTTCTTGTCAATTTAAGGGGTCGGCTTGAAATCAGGACCTGTGGAATTCTTGTAAGTGAGAATGAAAATAAATGGGAAGGCGGATATTTGGAGCACATTAAGAATCTGAAGGTGATATGCATATATTTTAATAAAGAAGCTCGTGAATCCAATAATGAGGCTCTGATTGAAAGGCTGCAGCCAAATAGAAATCTCGTGGAGTTGTCCTTGGATAATTATAATGGTACTGAAATTCCAAGGTGGGGAAGAGCACATGATGACTGGTCTATTATTCTTCCTAAACTTGTCAACATCCAGCTTGATAACTTTAAGAGGATACATGGTATCCCATTGTTGAGTAATTTGAAGCATCTGAAATTTTTGACTCTTTCCAGGTTGAGTAATTTGGAGTACATGGAACATGGTGCAATTAGCCGCGGTTGTTCTAGGTCAAAGGATGTATCATTTTTCCCATCCCTTGTGTATCTCCGTATTGAAGGTTTGACAAGGTTGAAAGGATGGTGGGGTGGGGTCTGTGAAGGAGATAGCAGCAGCTGCATGCCACATTGGCAACCACCATTTCCTCGTCTCTCAAAATTGGCCATCGAAGAATGCCCTGAGTTGGCATCTCTTCCTCCTTGTCCGACCCTAGAATCCCTACACTTAACGAGAAGCAGTAAGTCGTTGCGGATATTACCCGGTCAAGGACCTGCAAATTTAGATCTCAAATTAAAGGTGTATGTAGACAGTGTGGGTTATCTCACTACTCTACCTGCTAGATGTCTTGCCGATATCGTGATACAAAACGATGATGAATTGAAGAGGTTACAGGAATATGAAGAGGTGTTCAAGAGCTCTTATTCTTCTCTGCAAAAGCTTGAGATTATAAGGTGCAAAACGCTGACGAGTGTTTCAGAAGTGTCGGAACATCTCACTGCGTTGGAAGACTGGGCAATTACCTTTCCTAATCTTGTCGAGATTACACTTAGTAATTGTGAGAGGTTGGATGGAATCCCATTGTCGAGTAATTTGAAGCATCTCAAAAGATTGACTCTTTCCAAGTTGAATAATTTGGAATACATGGAGATTAGTGCAATTAGCCGCATTGGTAGTTCTGGGTCAAAGGATATACCCTTTTTCCCATCCCTTGAGTATCTCAGTATTAATGGCTTGGAAAGGCTGAGAGGATGGTGGAAAGAGGTTGGTGAAGGTGATAGCAGCAACTGCATGCCGCATTGGCAACCACCATTTCCTCGTCTTTCAAAATTACTAATCAACAATTGCCTCAAGTTGACATCTCTTCCTCCTTGTCCCAGCCTAAAATCACTAAAGGTGAAGAGGAATAACAAAGCGTTGCGGATATTACCAGGTGAAGGACCTGCAAACTTAGATCTCAAATTCTATGTGGAAGTAGACAGTGTGGGCTATCTCGCTACACTGCTTGCCTTCCGCCTTACTCATATCAAGATTAGTGGCGATGAAGAATCAAAGAGGTTATCAGAAATTGAGGAGGTATTCAAGAGCTCTTCTTCCTTGCGAAGCCTTGAGATTGAGAACTGCGGAAGACTAACAAGTGTTATACCAGCGTTGGAGCATCTCACTGCGTTGGAGTCGCTATCACTAGGTGGTATACCTGTAGTGGACGAGGAATTCGAGGATGACatgccttggagattcctacgtCACAATCTCCGTTCCCTTGAGTTGAGGTCCCTTGACGCTCTGCGAATGCTGCCTAGAGGGATTAAGCACTTGACCGCCCTCGAAAAGCTCTCCATTACTGATTGTAAGTGGTTGAAAGCTCTACCGGAATGGATAGGCTGCTTATCATCACTTCAGTCCCTCACGATCAAACATTGCGACAACCTCAAATCACTAGGCGGAATCCAAAGCATCACTTCCCTTCAGCAACTTGTTATCTATGAATGTGTATACCTAGAAGAAACATGTGAAGAACCAAGGGGTAAAGAGTGGCCTAATATTCAGCACATTCCTCACATCTCCCTTGGAAAATATATGCTTATGCATAGACATTGA
- the LOC141657014 gene encoding protein TRI1, protein MRSQRLKKSITDSPKQLANLIDLVNLPTPLRNFIGQSQISRLGCFMRVWSYIKEKNLQDPKDKNIVNCDAKLKSILLGKPKVELAELPSLIKLHFPKQPKDPK, encoded by the exons ATGCGGAGTCAGCGTTTAAAGAAGAGCATCACCGACAGCCCAAAGCAACTTGCAAATTTAATAGACCTTGTAAATCTTCCAACGCCCCTGCGAAATTTTATTGGCCAATCTCAGATTTCTCGCTTGGGTTGTTTCATGCGAGTTTGGTCCTACATCAAGGAGAAGAACCTCCAG GATCCCAAGGACAAAAATATTGTCAATTGTGATGCCAAGTTGAAGAGCATTTTGCTCGGGAAACCCAAGGTCGAGCTAGCAGAGCTTCCTTCCTTGATTAAACTGCATTTCCCCAAGCAGCCCAAGGATCCCAAGTGA
- the LOC141657015 gene encoding dihydroxy-acid dehydratase, chloroplastic-like, producing the protein MQASLVIPNVSLSIASPCGSRRVRNPQSYCPLRCVASVSAPTTSPSLETEQKLNKYSSQITQPKAQGAAQAVLYGVGLSEEDMSKPQVGISSVWYEGNTCNMHLLQLAEAVKEGVYEAGMIGFRFNTIGVSDAISMGTRGMCYSLQSRDLIADSIETVMAAQWYDGNISIPGCDKNMPGTIIAMGRLNRPSIMIYGGTIKPGHFQGQTFDIVSAFQVYGEYVSGAINDNQRMDVIRNSCPGAGACGGMYTANTMASAIEAMGMSLPYSSSTPAEDPLKLDECRLAGKYILDLLKMDLKPRDIITEKSLRNAMVTVMALGGSTNAVLHLIAIARSVGVNLTLDDFQKVSDQVPFLADLKPSGKYVMEDLHKVGGTPAVIRYLLELGLLDGDCLTVTGQTLAENAKLFPSLSEGQQIIRPLSNPIKETGHIQILYGNLAPDGSVAKITGKEGLYFSGPALVFEGEEAMIAAISEDPQRFKGKVVVIRGEGPKGGPGMPEMLTPTSAIMGAGLGKECALLTDGRFSGGSHGFVIGHICPEAQEGGPIGLVQNGDIITIDVGKKRMDVQLTDAEFEERRKKWTTPAYKANRGALYKYIKNVQSASKGCVTDE; encoded by the exons ATGCAAGCCTCACTTGTTATTCCGAATGTGAGCTTGAGCATTGCCTCTCCTTGTGGTTCAAGACGCGTTCGAAACCCTCAAAGCTACTGTCCTTTAAGATGTGTAGCCTCTGTGTCGGCCCCAACAACTTCACCATCATTAGAAACTGAACAGAAGCTGAACAAGTACAGCTCACAAATAACCCAGCCCAAGGCGCAAGGGGCGGCGCAAGCAGTGTTGTATGGGGTTGGGCTCTCGGAGGAGGATATGAGCAAGCCTCAAGTTGGTATTTCTTCTGTTTGGTACGAGGGTAACACTTGTAATATGCATTTGTTACAGTTGGCAGAGGCTGTAAAGGAAGGAGTTTATGAGGCCGGGATGATTGGGTTTAGGTTCAACACTATTGGTGTTAGTGATGCTATATCTATGGGTACTAGAGGCATGTGCTATAGCTTACAGTCGCGGGATCTCATTGCCGATAGTATAGAGACTGTCATGGCTGCTCAGTGGTATGATGGGAACATCTCTATCCCTGGGTGTGACAAAAAT ATGCCGGGTACTATCATTGCAATGGGGCGCCTTAACAGACCAAGCATCATGATCTACGGTGGTACTATTAAG CCTGGACATTTCCAAGGTCAGACCTTCGATATTGTTAGTGCATTCCAG GTTTATGGAGAATATGTTAGTGGGGCCATAAATGACAACCAGAGAATGGATGTCATTCGCAATTCGTGTCCTGGAGCTGGAGCTTGTGGTGGTATGTATACGGCTAATACTATGGCGTCGGCCATCGAAGCCATGGGAATGTCTCTTCCTTACAG CTCATCAACACCAGCCGAAGACCCATTGAAGCTGGATGAATGCCGTCTTGCCGGAAAATACATCCTTGATTTACTTAAAATGGACCTTAAACCTCGTGATATAATAACGGAGAAATCTTTGCGTAATGCAATGGTCACAGTTATGGCCCTTGGTGGATCTACGAATGCTGTTCTGCATCTAATTGCCATTGCAAG GTCTGTTGGTGTTAATTTGACTCTGGATGACTTTCAGAAAGTCAGTGATCAGGTTCCTTTCCTTGCCGATCTTAAACCCAGTGGCAAATATGTCATGGAAGATCTACATAAG GTTGGTGGTACACCTGCTGTCATTCGTTACCTTCTTGAACTTGGACTTTTAGATGGTGATTGCCTCACAG TAACTGGGCAAACACTTGCTGAAAACGCCAAACTCTTCCCCTCGTTGTCTGAAGGCCAG CAAATAATAAGGCCATTGTCAAACCCTATCAAAGAAACGGGGCATATCCAAATATTGTATGGGAATCTGGCTCCTGATGGCTCTGTAGCAAAAATCACCGGAAAAGAAGGATTGTATTTCTCTG GTCCAGCCCTTGTTTTTGAAGGAGAAGAAGCTATGATTGCTGCCATCTCTGAAGACCCTCAACGTTTTAAG GGTAAAGTTGTGGTTATTAGAGGAGAAGGACCCAAAGGTGGACCAGGAATGCCTGAAATGTTGACACCTACGAGCGCGATAATGGGAGCTGGCCTTGGGAAG GAATGTGCTCTTTTGACAGACGGAAGGTTTTCAGGAGGTTCACATGGATTCGTCATTGGTCATATTTGTCCTGAAGCTCAG GAGGGTGGACCAATTGGTCTCGTCCAGAACGGAGACATCATCACAATCGATGTGGGGAAGAAAAGAATGGACGTCCAGCTGACAGATGCTGAATTTGAGGAAAGAAGGAAAAAATGGACAACACCCGCATATAAGGCTAACAGAGGGGCTCTCTACAAG TATATCAAGAACGTGCAGTCGGCTTCAAAAGGTTGCGTTACCGATGAATAG
- the LOC141655004 gene encoding aspartic proteinase nepenthesin-1-like, protein MSKSRIRYLANNDTSREGVSRYRKPDMAPEMRKSSSAIYYVTLGLGQFSDINNPYQNIYLLFDTGSDLTWTQCEGCRNCFYQNSPYFPRTRSQTYQPYSCGQCPGGQCYQDHCTVTNSYVDGTTMNGILATETFTFSSPFLFDDIIHDLIFVCTIETSNFHAANVYDNPITGVLGMGKGDFSLISQLGRYGEYRFSYCLQDSNDHVGAYSQMMLSFGTEIGKTSIMSVTQILTNPKKPIFYYVDLIDISVHKRRLNIPHQYFTIQGDINNSGGTIFDSGSAISYLVSNAFDIFKTAIERYVGTHNTYLRRITNPNDYGFEACWEPIFDSATVTFPTITFHFGNDANMVVQPNQVISSIPTPGVPNPGLYCLFLSRSTNDVNVIGAFQQVNQRVITDVQTMQLSFAAEDCSQSTW, encoded by the exons ATGTCGAAATCTAGGATACGTTACCTAGCTAATAATGACACTAGCCGAGAAGGCGTGTCTAGGTATCGTAAGCCAGATATGGCACCTGAAATGAGAAAATCTAGTAGTGCTATTTACTATGTCACGTTAGGACTCGGACAATTTTCTGATATCAATAATCCGTACCAAAATATTTATCTTCTTTTTGATACTGGAAGCGATCTCACGTGGACACAATGTGAAGGATGTAGAAATTGTTTCTATCAAAATTCACCTTATTTCCCGCGAACAAGATCTCAAACCTATCAACCGTACTCATGTGGTCAATGTCCCGGTGGTCAATGCTACCAAGATCATTGCACAGTAACTAATAGCTACGTAGATGGAACGACGATGAACGGGATTTTGGCGACCGAAACCTTTACCTTTTCCTCTCCGTTTTTGTTTGATGATATCATCCATGATCTCATTTTCGTTTGTACCATTGAAACAAGTAACTTCCATGCAG CCAATGTTTACGACAATCCCATAACCGGAGTCTTAGGAATGGGCAAAGGAGATTTCTCATTAATTTCACAGCTTGGACGCTATGGCGAATACCGATTCTCGTACTGTCTCCAAGATAGTAACGATCATGTTGGTGCGTATTCGCAAATGATGCTAAGTTTCGGAACTGAAATAGGAAAAACTTCGATAATGTCCGTCACTCAAATACTCACAAATCCGAAAAAACCAATTTTTTACTACGTCGATTTAATTGACATTAGTGTGCACAAAAGACGATTGAACATACCACATCAATACTTTACGATACAAGGTGACATTAATAATTCAGGGGGAACTATTTTCGATTCAGGGTCGGCCATAAGTTACCTCGTCTCCAATGCTTTCGACATTtttaaaacggcgatagaaagaTATGTTGGAACGCATAATACTTACCTAAGACGGATCACAAATCCTAATGATTACGGTTTTGAGGCGTGTTGGGAACCAATTTTTGATTCGGCGACTGTTACATTCCCAACCATTACGTTCCATTttggaaacgatgcaaatatGGTTGTACAGCCAAATCAAGTGATTTCGTCAATTCCGACTCCAGGAGTCCCTAATCCGGGTTTGTATTGTTTGTttttaagtcgatcgaccaatgatgtaAATGTAATTGGTGCCTTCCAACAGGTTAATCAGCGGGTGATAACCGATGTTCAAACAATGCAACTCTCCTTTGCTGCAGAGGATTGCTCTCAGAGTACTTGGTGA